A genome region from Platichthys flesus chromosome 12, fPlaFle2.1, whole genome shotgun sequence includes the following:
- the zgc:110319 gene encoding NFU1 iron-sulfur cluster scaffold homolog, mitochondrial yields the protein MAAHMRWGLLQLLRARNKSHIRFPEQIRSSHLSQSTTRSSRGLESHRRTAGATFFPMRYFSIQTQDTPNPRSLKFLPGKPVLGSGTLDFPSPSSAESSSLARVLFEIEGVKSVFFGPDFITVTKADEDVEWTDIKRHALDAITKFFESGDPITTGTVNNESSISEDDDEVVSMIKELLDNRIRPTVQEDGGDVIYKGFEDGTVKLKLVGSCTGCPSSSVTLRNGIQNMLQFYIPEVDKVEQVEDEVDEINAKVFSELERKLQE from the exons atggcgGCGCACATGAGATGGGGTCTCCTCCAGCTGTTACGAGCCAGGAACAAGAGTCACATCAG GTTTCCAGAGCAGATCAGGAGCTCACATCTCTCACAGAGCACGACCCGGAGCTCCAGAGGACTTGAGTCTCATCGCAGGACAGCAGGAGCCACGTTCTTCCCAA TGAGATACTTCTCCATCCAGACTCAAGACACTCCAAACCCCAGGAGCTTGAAGTTTCTCCCTGGTAAACCAGTCCTAGGAAGTGGGACACTTGACTTTCCCTCTCCAAGCTCAGCGGAGTCCTCATCTTTAGCCAG GGTCTTGTTTGAGATTGAAGGagtgaaaagtgtgtttttcgGCCCTGACTTCATTACAGTCACTAAA GCAGATGAAGATGTGGAATGGACAGACATCAAGCGTCATGCTTTGGACGCCATTACTAAGTTCTTTGAGAGCGGTGACCCCATAACAACAGGCACAGTTAACAATGAAAGCA GTATttctgaagatgatgatgaagttgTATCTATGATAAAGGAGCTTCTGGACAACAGGATTAG GCCGACGGTGCAGGAGGATGGAGGCGATGTCATCTACAAGGGTTTTGAGGACGGCACAGTCAAGCTGAAGCTGGTCGGTTCCTGCACAGGGTGTCCCAGCTCTTCAGTCACACTGCGGAATGGGATTCAGAACATGCTGCAATTTTATATCCCAGAAGTAGACAAAGTGGAACAG GTGGAAGACGAAGTGGATGAAATCAATGCAAAGGTCTTCTCAGAGCTGGAACGCAAATTACAAGAATGA